The Fusarium fujikuroi IMI 58289 draft genome, chromosome FFUJ_chr05 DNA segment AAACCAGTCAGTCCAATCTCGATCAGTCCATACCGATCGGGTGACACAAACTTCGTCTTGTTGTTGTGAAAGCCGACCGCCCAGATGAACTCGTTTAGAAGCTTAGGGTCGATTGCCAGTATGTTATTTAGGTTTAGTCCTGGGGGCGCCCCAGGTTCAAACGGTGGCAGCTCAGtttgcatcttcttcataACCACGGCGTTCACCGTGTCCTTCGTCTGACTCGACAGCATGAGCGCCACTAATGTGTGAAATCTTTGGTCTTTTGGAGATGCATTTCGATCCGCCAGGCGTTCGCATCCCATAGTGTCAACAGCTGCACCGTAAGCTCGCCCACCTGGTGCCCGCATCTTCCTCACAGTATCATAAACGGCCTCCCAATCTGACGGAGGTTCCATCTTCGTTTCGCCAGTTGTTGCATCGAAGGCTTTTCGAGCAGGCTTACGAACCCGTCGCGCTTTTGCTGGGGGTGGTGGGATATCATCGAGGGCTTCGTCGACCACTTCAGGCTTTACAGCTTGGGTGGATGTCGAAATTTCAGTCTTGTTCACTACTGGACGCCTTCGTTTACGAGCAGGACCTCCATTGTCTTCGATATCGGCGAGCGTGTGTTTGGACTCTTCTGTTGAGGTGAAGGCAAATTTGGCCAGTGCAGATCTTGTCAGTCGTCTTGGAGGTGAAATAGGCTCCGCCGTATGATCGAATAGTTTCGAAGCATCTCTTGATATCCGTGATGAGCGCATTTTGTTTGTTTCGTCCGATTCGTTTGGTAATTGTAGATTGTTCTAAGTCGCGACTTATCATGGTCCCCTTTTCATAGGTTGACAAATGAGATCTCACGAATTGCAAAAATTGTCCCCACCCACGGTGCTAACGTTTGTGGAGATACCCCAGAGTCTAGGGTGATGCTTCTTCAAAACGCGCCTGGAGCGCAAACACTACCAGAAGAAAATCTCTTTACTTGCTTAGGTCTTGAGTAGGCCCATATGGTGCCCGAGATTTTAGGCCTCGAATATATATTGAGTTACAGGAAATATAAGAGATTTAATTGTCTGAAAGCAGATTCTTAAGTAGCTGCCATGTGGCATGTAAGCATAGTAGGCAGCT contains these protein-coding regions:
- a CDS encoding related to DNA repair protein NTG1, translated to MRSSRISRDASKLFDHTAEPISPPRRLTRSALAKFAFTSTEESKHTLADIEDNGGPARKRRRPVVNKTEISTSTQAVKPEVVDEALDDIPPPPAKARRVRKPARKAFDATTGETKMEPPSDWEAVYDTVRKMRAPGGRAYGAAVDTMGCERLADRNASPKDQRFHTLVALMLSSQTKDTVNAVVMKKMQTELPPFEPGAPPGLNLNNILAIDPKLLNEFIWAVGFHNNKTKYIKQTAEILRDTWDGDIPNTIEGLVSLPGVGPKMAYLCMSVAWGKHLGIGVDVHVHRITNLWGWHKTKNPEETRTTLQSWLPQDRWHEINHLLVGLGQSVCLPVGRKCGECDLGHEGLCKAADRAKVSAGRQLKAEKVEPEAQSDTLVKTEVSQNIVIKEEGGV